A genomic region of Candidatus Bathyarchaeota archaeon contains the following coding sequences:
- a CDS encoding amidohydrolase yields MEFVIYGGTIITMKDNQVIRDGAIVVEDRTIVDVGKTSELLRKYPRGYERIDARGKVVIPGLINTHQHAAMSLLRGYADDLPLQEWLEEWIWPIEGYMTAHDIYVGALLTAVESILGGTTTVNTMYHYTPDENEAKAFADVGLRAVVGHVCFSWRKKDDKKALEDLAKKWHSKADGLIRVSVDPHAPYTVDPEYMRELKALCSELNEKYGSEKAPIIWHIHAAETGDELEKTRKTFNVNFKGGVIEYLDSLDVLDERVIAAHCVALTDKDIAIMKQRGVKASHNPISNLKLASGISPVPKMLEQGVTVSLGTDSPCSNNSADMFEVMKIAALLHKGVNKNPTLMSAPQVLSLATIEGAKALSWDSEIGSIEAGKKADLTIIDFARPHLCPVHNEVSHMVYAAKAADVETVMVNGKIIVENRWPTTVSLEEVMEMAEKAKTSLLERLKRNIK; encoded by the coding sequence ATGGAGTTTGTAATTTATGGTGGAACAATAATTACCATGAAAGATAACCAAGTGATCAGAGACGGAGCCATAGTTGTCGAAGATCGAACAATAGTTGACGTTGGAAAAACTAGCGAGCTATTGAGGAAATATCCAAGAGGTTACGAACGAATAGACGCTAGAGGCAAGGTGGTGATTCCCGGACTTATAAACACGCACCAACACGCTGCAATGAGCTTGTTAAGGGGCTACGCGGACGACTTGCCCTTGCAAGAGTGGCTCGAAGAATGGATTTGGCCAATAGAAGGATATATGACCGCACATGACATTTATGTTGGCGCACTATTGACAGCTGTAGAGTCTATTCTCGGCGGCACGACAACCGTTAACACTATGTACCATTATACGCCAGATGAAAACGAGGCAAAGGCTTTTGCTGATGTAGGTTTAAGAGCTGTTGTAGGACACGTATGTTTTTCATGGCGGAAAAAAGATGACAAGAAAGCCTTAGAAGACTTAGCTAAGAAATGGCATAGCAAGGCTGATGGACTGATACGAGTAAGCGTAGATCCCCATGCACCATACACTGTTGACCCAGAATACATGCGGGAGCTCAAAGCTTTATGCAGCGAGCTGAACGAAAAGTATGGTTCAGAAAAGGCACCAATAATCTGGCATATTCACGCGGCCGAAACCGGCGACGAACTGGAGAAAACTCGCAAAACCTTTAACGTAAACTTTAAAGGCGGCGTAATAGAGTACTTGGATTCGTTAGATGTTTTAGACGAACGAGTTATTGCAGCGCATTGTGTGGCTTTAACAGACAAAGACATAGCCATCATGAAACAGAGAGGCGTTAAAGCTTCCCACAACCCAATTTCAAATCTTAAGCTTGCTTCAGGCATAAGTCCGGTTCCTAAAATGCTTGAACAAGGCGTGACAGTTTCGCTTGGCACTGATAGCCCATGCTCCAATAATTCGGCGGACATGTTTGAGGTCATGAAAATTGCAGCTTTGCTTCACAAAGGAGTAAATAAAAATCCAACTTTGATGTCAGCGCCACAAGTTTTAAGCTTAGCAACCATTGAAGGGGCAAAGGCTCTTTCATGGGATTCAGAGATAGGCTCAATAGAAGCGGGCAAAAAGGCAGACCTAACCATAATAGATTTCGCCAGACCGCACCTATGCCCAGTCCACAACGAGGTAAGCCACATGGTATATGCAGCGAAAGCCGCAGATGTTGAAACAGTTATGGTGAACGGAAAAATAATTGTTGAGAATAGGTGGCCAACAACCGTGAGTTTGGAGGAAGTCATGGAGATGGCTGAGAAAGCCAAAACCAGCCTCTTAGAACGCCTCAAGCGCAATATTAAATAG
- a CDS encoding transcriptional regulator, with protein sequence MVSKDQAIGGVIFAVCVIIGILYTVGLFYVGGNPFEWKLSFTLIAIPVFIAFIAVMAIGAWIGWTMATTPPPKPIEEITSELEEKKEETAEAEVKEVEKTDTAAAETKEEEKKTEKKAKKEK encoded by the coding sequence TTGGTTAGTAAAGATCAGGCGATTGGTGGTGTAATATTTGCGGTCTGTGTCATCATAGGTATATTATACACCGTCGGATTATTTTATGTGGGCGGAAATCCCTTTGAATGGAAGCTATCATTCACGCTAATTGCGATACCAGTGTTCATTGCGTTCATTGCAGTTATGGCCATCGGTGCTTGGATCGGCTGGACTATGGCAACAACACCCCCACCAAAACCAATAGAGGAAATTACAAGCGAACTTGAAGAGAAGAAGGAGGAAACCGCTGAAGCAGAGGTAAAAGAAGTGGAAAAAACAGATACAGCCGCCGCAGAAACGAAAGAAGAAGAGAAAAAAACCGAAAAAAAGGCTAAAAAAGAAAAATAA
- the pcn gene encoding proliferating cell nuclear antigen (pcna) produces MFKLKVADAKLLRDMANSISILVDEATFQIAPDALRLRAMDPSRVAMVDFEWPKTVFEEYVCTEPSKICINISELLKLLKRAGKDEVIELALDERTGRLQVKITGKYTRSFTMPTLEASEEEVPTPKITFNVRAKTTTEGLRQAIEDAELVSDHVRIEADSEKLVFQATGDLMGATIELKKGSDALLDLEAKEPSKATFSLSYLSEIIKAASATSDIATLEFSTDMPIKLDFQQAKEGKLVFYLAPRIETA; encoded by the coding sequence GTGTTCAAGCTTAAGGTTGCAGATGCTAAACTTTTAAGGGATATGGCGAACTCCATATCCATTCTTGTGGACGAGGCGACTTTTCAAATAGCACCAGATGCTTTGAGGCTTAGAGCGATGGATCCATCCCGTGTGGCTATGGTGGATTTTGAGTGGCCGAAAACAGTTTTCGAAGAATATGTCTGCACAGAACCGTCAAAGATATGCATAAACATAAGTGAACTTTTAAAACTTTTAAAAAGAGCCGGAAAGGATGAAGTTATTGAGCTTGCTCTCGACGAGAGAACAGGCAGGCTGCAGGTAAAGATAACTGGAAAGTATACGCGAAGCTTCACCATGCCGACTCTTGAAGCTTCAGAGGAGGAGGTGCCAACACCGAAAATAACCTTTAATGTTAGAGCTAAAACCACAACGGAAGGACTACGCCAAGCTATAGAGGATGCTGAACTCGTAAGCGATCACGTCCGCATAGAAGCAGACAGCGAAAAACTCGTTTTCCAAGCAACTGGCGACCTCATGGGAGCTACAATAGAACTCAAAAAGGGAAGCGATGCGCTATTAGACCTGGAAGCAAAAGAACCCTCAAAGGCTACCTTCAGCCTAAGCTACCTATCAGAAATAATTAAGGCAGCGTCCGCCACCTCCGATATTGCAACTCTTGAATTCTCCACGGACATGCCAATAAAACTCGACTTCCAGCAAGCAAAAGAAGGAAAACTAGTCTTCTATTTAGCACCAAGGATCGAAACAGCTTAG
- a CDS encoding adenosylhomocysteinase, with amino-acid sequence MWKCVTLVCSKVKDESLAQKGFLQIEWASKHMPVLNRIKKKFSREKTFENVTLGACLHVTKETAVLVDAFLAGGANVALCGSNPLSTQDEVAAALAQLGVHVFAWRGQTTEEYYWCIERVIDHKPLITLDDGADLVSTIHSKRTDALPNVKGGTEETTTGVLRLKAMERNGALKYAIIAVNDAYTKYLFDNRYGTGQSTIDGILRATNILLAGKNFVVCGYGWCGRGIAHRARGMGANVIVTETNPLRALEAVMDGFQVMPMGEAAKVGEIFVTATGDINVIRKEHMQKMRDGAILANSGHFNVEINLKDLEEFAASKRLIRQNLEEYRLKDGRKLYLLAEGRLVNLAAAEGHPSEVMDMSFANQALCVEYLIKSEKMPPKVYQVPKEIDETVAKLKLEAMGVKIDTLTEEQKKYLSTWELGTI; translated from the coding sequence ATGTGGAAGTGTGTCACTTTGGTGTGTTCCAAAGTTAAGGATGAAAGCTTGGCTCAAAAGGGCTTTTTGCAGATAGAATGGGCTTCAAAGCACATGCCTGTATTAAACCGAATCAAGAAAAAGTTCAGCCGAGAAAAAACCTTTGAGAACGTGACGCTTGGCGCATGTCTCCACGTTACAAAGGAAACTGCTGTCCTAGTGGACGCTTTCCTTGCCGGTGGAGCAAACGTCGCATTATGCGGCTCTAATCCTCTTTCAACACAAGACGAGGTTGCAGCAGCCTTAGCCCAGCTTGGCGTCCACGTTTTTGCCTGGCGTGGACAAACCACGGAAGAATATTACTGGTGCATTGAAAGAGTTATAGATCATAAGCCCCTAATAACCTTGGATGATGGAGCAGATCTTGTAAGCACAATACACAGCAAAAGAACAGACGCCCTACCAAACGTGAAAGGAGGCACTGAAGAGACAACAACTGGGGTTTTAAGGCTTAAAGCCATGGAGAGAAACGGTGCCCTTAAATATGCCATAATAGCGGTTAATGACGCGTACACGAAATATCTTTTTGACAACCGTTATGGAACAGGCCAAAGCACCATAGACGGCATCTTAAGAGCTACAAACATCCTGCTAGCTGGGAAAAACTTTGTTGTGTGCGGTTATGGCTGGTGTGGAAGAGGCATAGCACACAGAGCCAGAGGCATGGGTGCCAACGTAATTGTCACGGAAACCAACCCGTTAAGGGCGCTTGAAGCTGTCATGGATGGTTTCCAAGTCATGCCCATGGGCGAAGCTGCAAAAGTAGGCGAAATCTTCGTCACGGCAACAGGTGATATAAACGTTATTCGAAAAGAGCACATGCAGAAAATGCGAGACGGAGCCATTCTCGCCAACAGCGGCCACTTTAACGTGGAAATAAACCTAAAAGACCTTGAAGAATTTGCGGCATCAAAACGGCTCATAAGGCAGAACCTTGAGGAATATAGATTAAAAGACGGAAGAAAACTCTACCTTCTGGCAGAGGGTAGACTTGTAAACCTCGCTGCTGCAGAGGGACATCCATCAGAAGTTATGGACATGTCTTTTGCAAACCAAGCTTTATGTGTTGAATACTTGATAAAGTCTGAAAAGATGCCGCCGAAAGTCTACCAAGTGCCAAAAGAAATCGACGAAACAGTTGCTAAACTTAAACTTGAAGCCATGGGTGTAAAAATAGACACGTTGACGGAAGAGCAGAAAAAATACCTATCCACATGGGAGTTAGGAACAATATAA
- a CDS encoding DUF99 family protein, producing the protein MTYKKFRIIKPEIRVLGVDDGIFKPKTRGFVLVVGVVFRGGYWLDGVMHTKIKVDGTDATRKIASMIIGSPHYKQLRVIMLDGITFAGFNVVDIKELNAKTGLPVITVTREKPNLEEIRKALTNLPKSEERWKAILNAGEPIEIPVKDGKEKIYMQAVGISLEDAVKILKLTSTRSNIPEALRVAHLIASGISAPFSLNLN; encoded by the coding sequence TTGACATACAAAAAGTTCCGAATAATCAAGCCAGAAATCCGCGTTTTAGGAGTTGATGATGGAATCTTTAAACCTAAAACACGGGGCTTTGTGCTTGTTGTGGGTGTTGTTTTCCGTGGAGGATACTGGCTTGACGGAGTAATGCATACAAAAATTAAGGTTGACGGCACAGATGCCACAAGAAAAATTGCCTCAATGATAATAGGCTCACCTCACTATAAACAGTTAAGGGTTATAATGTTGGACGGGATAACCTTCGCAGGTTTCAATGTAGTGGACATAAAGGAACTAAACGCCAAAACGGGGCTTCCAGTTATAACGGTAACACGTGAAAAACCAAACCTTGAGGAAATACGAAAAGCATTAACAAACCTTCCAAAAAGCGAAGAGCGTTGGAAAGCTATACTAAACGCTGGCGAACCCATCGAGATACCTGTTAAAGACGGAAAAGAGAAGATTTACATGCAGGCAGTCGGAATAAGCTTAGAAGACGCCGTAAAAATTTTGAAGTTAACTTCCACTCGAAGCAATATACCTGAGGCTCTTCGTGTAGCCCATTTGATCGCCTCGGGCATAAGCGCACCTTTTAGCCTCAATCTTAATTAG
- a CDS encoding PhoU family transcriptional regulator, protein MSGKSLKKFEEIVKRFVELKDTSELMIDLAYSALLLNSRELAEEVQKLEEYMDKLHTEFELQVLTSGFRKEEAKGFLGLVRLGVATEKIADAAAQIAEVVLRGLEPHPVLKLAIEEAEETITHVQVTENSPLTNKALKDAKIPEETGIWILVIKRGDRCIRPKPETKIQAGDILIASGYAEGIEDFKKLAAP, encoded by the coding sequence ATGTCTGGAAAAAGTCTTAAAAAGTTTGAGGAAATAGTCAAACGTTTCGTAGAGCTTAAAGACACGTCGGAACTCATGATCGACTTAGCTTACTCGGCGCTTCTTTTAAACAGCAGGGAGCTTGCTGAAGAAGTGCAAAAACTTGAGGAATACATGGACAAACTGCATACGGAATTTGAGCTACAAGTTCTCACAAGCGGATTCAGAAAAGAAGAAGCAAAAGGCTTCCTAGGCTTAGTAAGGCTTGGGGTTGCAACAGAAAAAATAGCTGATGCTGCTGCACAAATAGCCGAGGTGGTTCTAAGAGGATTAGAACCTCATCCAGTTTTAAAACTGGCCATAGAAGAAGCTGAAGAAACCATAACACACGTGCAGGTGACAGAAAACTCTCCATTAACGAACAAGGCGTTGAAGGACGCCAAAATTCCCGAAGAAACCGGCATATGGATTCTCGTCATAAAAAGAGGTGACAGATGCATCAGACCGAAACCTGAAACCAAAATCCAAGCGGGAGACATCCTCATTGCTTCCGGCTATGCTGAAGGAATTGAAGACTTCAAAAAGCTAGCCGCTCCTTAA
- a CDS encoding magnesium transporter, with translation MAPDIRLGFAKTLKQSLMAYAFNVFGIVAGTLVAYYSGLFQRLPWAVVIYPPILSARGVIGGLFCGRLSTALHLGTVQPRFFGNTKSFYLLFQAIVFLTFEASLLMGLVAVLFRAIYFGMFTSELWDMVNVLMATMALALVVISPLTLTVSFLSFKHGLDPDIILYPVESTISDLLITVIYVSVLNLHVMRSSFLYFLFASSLALLFTSLYILARNIQEPEFTKTLKESLLTLLIVSFIINVAGTVLGRVDELIREKHEVYEAYPVYVVYPALIDTIGDVGSVVGSTATTKLALGTLKASFSSIKNHLTEVSGAWAASLVMYFAYSILALAIRGTLSLVKIAKFSLLLFTVNVLAAALIILVSYSVAIITYQKGLDPDNFEIPIESSLADTLTTISLFVALTFWTWVWIQPF, from the coding sequence ATGGCTCCGGACATTAGGCTGGGGTTTGCCAAAACCTTGAAGCAGTCGCTGATGGCTTACGCATTCAATGTCTTCGGTATAGTGGCTGGAACCCTTGTCGCATATTATTCTGGGCTTTTTCAGCGGCTTCCTTGGGCCGTGGTGATTTACCCTCCAATATTAAGTGCAAGGGGGGTCATAGGTGGATTGTTTTGCGGAAGGTTAAGCACAGCCCTTCATCTTGGCACTGTTCAGCCTCGCTTTTTTGGAAACACCAAAAGTTTCTATCTGCTTTTTCAAGCAATAGTCTTCCTAACTTTCGAAGCAAGTTTATTAATGGGCTTGGTGGCGGTGCTCTTTAGAGCTATATATTTTGGTATGTTTACAAGTGAGTTATGGGACATGGTTAACGTGCTTATGGCAACAATGGCTCTTGCTTTGGTTGTTATTTCTCCGCTGACCTTAACTGTCTCCTTCTTATCCTTCAAGCATGGGTTAGATCCAGACATAATTTTGTATCCCGTGGAATCCACCATTTCAGATCTCTTAATCACTGTCATTTACGTTTCTGTACTCAATCTACATGTTATGCGCAGCTCATTTTTATACTTCCTTTTTGCGTCGAGCTTAGCTTTACTCTTTACGTCACTCTATATTCTTGCTAGAAACATACAAGAACCAGAATTCACCAAAACTTTGAAGGAATCCCTACTAACCCTCCTAATAGTTTCATTTATAATCAACGTTGCTGGAACAGTTTTAGGAAGAGTTGACGAGCTTATACGCGAAAAACACGAGGTTTATGAGGCTTATCCAGTCTACGTGGTTTATCCAGCCTTAATAGATACTATAGGAGATGTAGGCTCTGTCGTAGGTTCAACTGCCACTACAAAACTTGCTCTTGGTACTTTGAAGGCGTCGTTCTCCTCAATAAAGAATCATTTGACAGAGGTATCCGGTGCTTGGGCAGCCTCTCTAGTAATGTATTTTGCCTACTCCATTTTAGCCCTAGCTATAAGGGGGACGCTCTCACTCGTGAAAATTGCAAAGTTTTCTCTACTTTTGTTTACAGTTAATGTATTGGCTGCTGCACTAATAATTTTAGTTTCTTATTCTGTGGCAATCATAACATACCAGAAGGGTTTAGATCCAGATAATTTTGAAATCCCAATTGAAAGCTCTTTGGCCGACACCTTGACAACGATCTCCCTGTTTGTCGCCTTAACTTTCTGGACTTGGGTGTGGATCCAGCCCTTCTAG
- a CDS encoding DNA primase large subunit PriL has product MQTTTIKFTKNDLAKYPFLKEAAEYVKTLDLNIEDLVSPDFSQILNRAKERVEEAILYAIVTRKLQNEEIEILSFPTAIMLAAATENSFIKRRYALAEAKQAYGDLKFESREKIVAVAKNFQWNITLADSEEAMAPYEFKLHFTDYLKNTANLHEKKWKLVNRLLANGYVYLTKTETARLLSEEVRRHIEKRLEIGELPKLPQKIVGIAETLKTLTLEKVSKTEIEGIPKTINVDAFPPCVAILYDAAQKGRHLSHIARFTLTTFLVNIGMPIENIIGLFRASSDFNERLTRYQVEHIAGERGSRTRYKPPNCETLKTHGICVNPVESCKAVRHPLGFYKKHSAQMGSSTRNHEK; this is encoded by the coding sequence ATGCAGACTACAACCATAAAATTCACGAAAAATGATTTAGCTAAATACCCCTTTTTAAAAGAGGCAGCGGAGTACGTAAAAACCCTAGATTTAAACATTGAGGATCTCGTGAGTCCAGATTTTTCCCAGATCCTTAACCGTGCCAAAGAAAGAGTTGAAGAAGCTATATTATATGCTATTGTAACCAGAAAACTCCAAAACGAAGAAATCGAAATTTTATCCTTCCCAACAGCTATAATGCTTGCTGCAGCAACAGAAAACTCGTTCATCAAAAGGCGGTACGCCCTCGCGGAGGCAAAACAAGCCTATGGTGACCTAAAATTCGAGTCGAGAGAAAAAATAGTGGCTGTGGCTAAAAACTTCCAGTGGAACATCACCTTGGCAGATTCTGAAGAAGCTATGGCGCCATACGAGTTTAAACTTCACTTTACAGACTATCTAAAAAACACGGCAAATCTCCATGAGAAAAAATGGAAGCTTGTCAACCGCCTCTTAGCTAACGGATACGTTTACCTAACAAAAACAGAAACTGCAAGACTCCTCAGCGAAGAGGTTAGACGACATATAGAAAAACGTCTAGAAATAGGAGAACTTCCAAAACTACCGCAAAAAATAGTCGGAATAGCAGAAACACTAAAAACCTTAACCTTAGAGAAGGTAAGCAAAACCGAAATAGAAGGCATACCGAAAACGATAAATGTAGATGCGTTTCCGCCATGTGTGGCTATCCTATATGATGCTGCTCAAAAAGGGCGCCATCTCTCCCATATAGCTAGGTTTACCTTAACAACTTTCCTGGTAAACATAGGAATGCCCATAGAAAACATAATAGGTTTATTCAGGGCTTCATCAGACTTCAATGAACGCCTAACCCGATACCAGGTAGAACATATAGCGGGCGAAAGAGGTTCAAGAACGCGATATAAACCACCGAATTGTGAAACTCTTAAGACCCACGGGATATGCGTCAACCCTGTCGAATCGTGCAAAGCAGTTAGACACCCGCTGGGATTCTACAAAAAGCATAGCGCCCAAATGGGAAGTTCTACACGCAACCATGAAAAGTAG
- a CDS encoding transcription factor S gives MEFCPKCGTRLVPKKGKTEKKESLTLTCPKCGYKKQMVSEEVTPKVAKVIQHNPQQKVAVISKEEQKLRTLPTVRIECPKCGSNTAYVWQVQTRGADESSTQFLRCTKCGYTFREYS, from the coding sequence ATGGAATTTTGTCCGAAATGCGGGACTCGCCTCGTGCCTAAAAAGGGCAAAACCGAGAAAAAGGAATCCCTAACTCTTACTTGTCCCAAATGTGGTTACAAGAAGCAAATGGTGAGTGAGGAAGTAACGCCTAAAGTGGCAAAAGTTATACAACATAATCCACAACAAAAAGTTGCAGTAATTAGCAAGGAAGAGCAAAAGCTTCGGACGTTGCCAACTGTGAGGATTGAGTGTCCAAAGTGTGGAAGCAACACAGCATATGTTTGGCAGGTGCAAACACGCGGAGCAGATGAATCCTCAACCCAGTTCCTACGCTGTACAAAATGCGGTTACACGTTCAGGGAATACAGCTAA
- a CDS encoding potassium channel protein codes for MQSFEKIEYKPIPVRELLREMKDLSELMIDLAYSAALFNDKELAEDVLELEKRIDTLAYQLEMTTMIAARDAEDAEALVGVSKVASATDKISDAAADIAAIVTQNIGVHPIVSEIFERVEERLIKVKVQERSVLAGKEIGELELAPRMGVDIIAIYREKDWIINPKKEEKIRTGDVLIARGTSEGLKELKGLCEGKLDKVEG; via the coding sequence ATGCAATCATTCGAAAAAATAGAGTACAAACCAATACCAGTTAGAGAACTTCTCCGAGAGATGAAAGACTTATCTGAACTAATGATTGACTTGGCATATTCCGCAGCCCTCTTTAACGACAAGGAGCTTGCCGAGGACGTTTTAGAGCTTGAGAAACGTATAGACACTTTAGCCTATCAACTGGAAATGACGACGATGATAGCTGCCCGAGACGCTGAAGATGCTGAAGCACTAGTGGGCGTTTCGAAAGTAGCGTCCGCAACGGACAAGATTTCAGATGCTGCCGCTGACATAGCTGCCATAGTGACCCAAAATATAGGCGTCCATCCTATTGTAAGCGAGATCTTCGAAAGAGTTGAAGAGCGTCTCATAAAAGTTAAGGTACAAGAAAGGTCCGTCCTCGCTGGGAAAGAAATAGGTGAACTTGAACTCGCCCCAAGAATGGGTGTAGATATAATCGCCATTTACAGAGAAAAAGACTGGATAATCAACCCGAAGAAAGAAGAGAAAATCCGCACGGGTGATGTTTTAATTGCCAGAGGAACCTCTGAAGGATTAAAAGAGCTTAAGGGACTCTGCGAAGGGAAACTTGACAAAGTTGAGGGCTAG
- a CDS encoding polyprenol monophosphomannose synthase: MMTAGMFLSTMLTHYRMKDRKNPKEIFNGTVEGNLDLVSEVGIILPTYCEAKNIGEILQKIEELNLNASILVVDDSSPDGTADIVRRIQGKYENILLLERPRKSGLGSAIVNGFKFFLSLKHPPRFIITMDADHSHNPAEIPRILAPVKDGEYDLCVGSRYCPGGVVKNWSLLRKILSKMANLAAKLVVGGGISDYTSGMRCYSTKLVKSIIHELHSQTYEIQIETIRQAYMRGFRITEKPITFINRKKGKSKLSINEVLDFISYMISAV; encoded by the coding sequence ATGATGACCGCTGGGATGTTCTTATCAACGATGCTTACACACTACCGGATGAAGGACAGGAAAAATCCAAAGGAAATCTTCAATGGAACTGTTGAAGGTAACTTAGATTTGGTTTCGGAAGTTGGAATAATTCTTCCAACATATTGCGAGGCAAAAAACATTGGGGAAATTCTACAAAAAATTGAGGAGTTAAACCTAAACGCTTCCATTCTCGTTGTAGATGACTCCAGCCCAGATGGGACAGCGGATATCGTGCGGAGGATTCAAGGAAAATATGAAAACATTCTACTTTTGGAAAGACCTAGAAAGTCAGGCCTCGGGTCAGCAATAGTTAATGGCTTTAAATTCTTCCTATCCCTCAAGCATCCACCTAGGTTCATCATAACAATGGATGCAGACCATTCTCACAATCCTGCAGAGATACCAAGGATATTGGCCCCCGTTAAAGATGGTGAGTATGACTTATGCGTTGGGAGCCGTTACTGTCCAGGAGGCGTTGTTAAAAACTGGAGTCTCCTTAGGAAAATTCTAAGTAAAATGGCGAACCTCGCTGCAAAACTAGTTGTAGGTGGAGGAATCTCTGACTACACAAGCGGAATGCGCTGTTACTCAACAAAACTCGTCAAAAGCATAATTCATGAGTTACATAGTCAAACGTATGAGATACAAATAGAAACAATAAGGCAAGCGTATATGCGAGGTTTCAGGATAACAGAAAAACCTATAACTTTCATTAATCGGAAAAAGGGAAAATCAAAACTTTCAATAAACGAAGTGCTTGATTTTATCTCTTACATGATCTCCGCAGTGTAA